In a single window of the Methylococcus sp. Mc7 genome:
- a CDS encoding DNA methyltransferase yields the protein MNDLFNSELRTPNLELLVECLGQTFPSDHARREHFLRLLAEKLKDPEFRKQEGFPQGTDEAILAMSDPPYYTACPNPWLTDFVKHYGKPYDPSAKYSREPLAIDVSVGKTDPIYKAHSYHTKVPHLAIVPSILHYTQPGDIVLDGFAGSGMTGVAAQWCASAPAAYRHELEMFWKKEGKPAPRWGARRVVLNDLSPAATFIAANYNLPFDVDAFAKAGGQLLKEIEQEIGWMYETLHTDGKTKGRIEYTVWSEVFTCPECAGEVNFLDEALDQDSKRVHDTFPCPHCSAELNKDRLERVLENRLDPATGEPWQRVKFKPSLVIYTVGKTRYEKAPDPQDLAMIAKIGSMPLPAAVPTNRFPIEDMYHGSRIAPKGFTHVHHFFLPRAAQAMGKLWKKARAHPDARIRAFLLFMVEQAIWGLSVLNRYQPIQQGRPGGSQVNRQLTGVYYVASQHAECSPWYNLGGKLDRLVKAFRNLKVGAGGTAINTGTAVRLPLPDASVDYIFTDPPFGENIYYADLNFLVESWHGVTTDAQPEAIIDRFKNKALPEYQHLMQRCFAEYHRVLKPGRWMTVVFSNSKASVWNAIQVALQQAGFVVAEVTALDKVQGSYRQVTSTTAVKQDLVISAYKPNGGLEQRFAERGATPESAWDFVQTHLKQLSVTKAKNGELEFIVERDPRRIYDRLVAWFVRHDAPVPLSSDEFLSGLRSRFPERDGMMFLPEQVAEYDKKRAQMAQAPQMELFVSDERSAIDWLSDFLKRRPSTYQELHPEFITQLGAGWKKHESKPELAALLEDNFIRYDGNGDVPSQIHSYLSTNHKDLRGLEKNDPRLIAKAKDRWYVPDPNKAQDLEKKREKVLLKEFDTYLAATGRRLKEFRLEVLRAAFKAAWGRKDYQTIIKVAQKIPDEALQEDEKLLLWYDQALTRTESGL from the coding sequence ATGAACGACCTGTTCAACTCCGAACTCAGAACTCCGAACTTAGAACTTCTTGTCGAATGCCTTGGCCAGACATTTCCGAGTGACCATGCGCGCCGCGAGCACTTTCTGAGGCTGCTCGCCGAGAAGCTGAAGGACCCGGAATTCCGGAAGCAGGAAGGCTTCCCGCAGGGGACGGATGAGGCGATCCTCGCCATGTCCGATCCGCCGTACTACACCGCCTGCCCGAACCCGTGGCTGACCGACTTCGTCAAGCACTACGGCAAGCCCTATGACCCTTCGGCCAAGTACAGCCGCGAGCCGTTGGCCATCGACGTATCGGTGGGCAAGACCGATCCGATCTACAAGGCGCATTCCTACCACACCAAGGTGCCGCACCTGGCGATCGTGCCATCGATCCTGCACTACACGCAGCCGGGTGACATCGTGCTCGATGGCTTCGCGGGATCAGGTATGACGGGCGTTGCCGCGCAGTGGTGCGCTTCCGCGCCTGCGGCGTATCGGCATGAGCTGGAGATGTTTTGGAAAAAGGAAGGCAAGCCGGCGCCCAGATGGGGAGCGCGCCGCGTCGTCCTCAACGACCTGTCGCCGGCGGCCACCTTCATTGCGGCCAATTACAACCTGCCGTTCGACGTGGACGCCTTCGCCAAGGCGGGCGGCCAACTGCTCAAGGAGATCGAGCAGGAAATCGGCTGGATGTACGAGACCCTGCACACCGATGGCAAGACCAAGGGGCGAATCGAGTACACCGTTTGGAGCGAAGTCTTCACCTGCCCGGAATGCGCGGGCGAGGTCAACTTCCTTGATGAAGCCCTCGACCAGGACAGCAAGCGGGTTCATGACACCTTCCCGTGTCCCCATTGTAGTGCTGAACTCAACAAGGATCGTTTGGAGCGGGTGCTGGAGAACCGACTCGATCCGGCCACCGGCGAGCCGTGGCAAAGGGTGAAGTTCAAGCCGTCCCTGGTCATCTACACGGTTGGGAAGACACGCTATGAGAAGGCGCCAGATCCCCAAGATCTGGCCATGATCGCCAAGATCGGATCGATGCCTCTACCGGCTGCTGTACCGACCAATCGATTTCCCATTGAAGACATGTACCACGGGTCGCGAATTGCGCCCAAGGGATTCACCCATGTCCACCACTTCTTCCTACCCCGCGCCGCGCAGGCCATGGGCAAGCTGTGGAAGAAGGCCCGCGCGCACCCGGATGCGCGCATCCGGGCGTTTCTGCTGTTCATGGTGGAGCAGGCGATTTGGGGCTTATCGGTGCTGAACCGCTACCAACCCATTCAGCAAGGTCGGCCGGGCGGGTCACAAGTCAATCGCCAGTTGACCGGCGTCTACTATGTCGCCTCGCAGCACGCGGAGTGCAGCCCTTGGTACAACTTGGGCGGAAAGCTGGATCGGCTGGTCAAGGCCTTCCGCAACTTGAAAGTCGGCGCTGGCGGAACGGCGATCAACACCGGCACTGCCGTCCGGCTGCCACTGCCTGATGCTTCGGTCGATTACATCTTCACCGACCCACCCTTCGGCGAAAACATCTACTACGCTGACCTGAACTTTTTGGTCGAATCCTGGCACGGCGTGACCACGGATGCCCAGCCTGAAGCCATCATCGACCGCTTCAAGAACAAGGCGCTGCCGGAATACCAGCACCTGATGCAGCGCTGCTTCGCGGAATACCACCGCGTACTCAAGCCCGGCCGCTGGATGACCGTGGTGTTCTCCAATAGCAAGGCCTCCGTCTGGAACGCGATTCAGGTGGCCCTGCAGCAGGCGGGTTTTGTTGTGGCGGAAGTGACGGCGCTGGACAAGGTGCAAGGTAGCTATCGGCAGGTGACGTCCACGACAGCCGTTAAGCAGGACCTGGTGATCTCCGCGTACAAGCCCAACGGAGGGCTGGAGCAGCGCTTTGCAGAACGCGGCGCGACGCCGGAATCCGCGTGGGACTTCGTGCAAACACACCTCAAGCAGCTTTCGGTGACCAAAGCCAAGAACGGCGAGTTGGAGTTCATCGTCGAACGCGATCCGCGGCGCATCTATGACCGGCTCGTGGCTTGGTTCGTGCGCCACGACGCACCGGTGCCGCTCTCCAGTGACGAGTTTCTGAGCGGGCTGCGGAGCCGCTTTCCCGAGCGCGACGGCATGATGTTCCTTCCCGAGCAGGTTGCCGAATACGACAAGAAACGCGCACAGATGGCGCAGGCGCCGCAGATGGAGCTGTTCGTCTCCGACGAGCGTAGCGCCATCGATTGGCTGTCTGACTTCCTCAAGCGACGTCCTTCGACCTACCAGGAGCTGCATCCCGAGTTCATCACTCAGCTCGGCGCCGGTTGGAAAAAGCACGAGAGCAAGCCCGAGTTGGCAGCTCTGCTGGAGGACAACTTCATTCGGTACGACGGCAACGGCGACGTGCCCAGTCAGATCCACAGCTACCTCTCCACCAATCACAAGGACCTGCGTGGACTGGAGAAGAACGATCCGCGCCTGATCGCCAAAGCCAAGGATCGCTGGTACGTGCCCGACCCGAACAAGGCGCAGGACCTGGAGAAGAAGCGCGAGAAGGTGCTGCTGAAGGAGTTCGATACCTACCTAGCGGCCACCGGGCGGCGACTCAAGGAATTCAGACTGGAGGTGCTGCGCGCCGCCTTCAAGGCGGCCTGGGGCAGGAAGGACTACCAGACCATCATCAAAGTGGCCCAGAAGATCCCCGACGAGGCACTGCAGGAAGACGAGAAGCTGCTGCTCTGGTATGACCAGGCATTGACAAGAACGGAGAGCGGATTATGA
- a CDS encoding type II toxin-antitoxin system VapC family toxin — protein sequence MSNGGGFLLDTNIVSELRRKQPEPRVLRWFEQVSDDKLYLSVLTIGEIRRGIARLTDPAQQHRLTDWLEGTLFPWLGSQLLPVNLAVAECWGRLCGAAGRPLPTIDSLLAATAVEHGLTLVTRNAADFQFAGLQVFNPWEF from the coding sequence GTGAGCAACGGCGGGGGATTTTTACTCGATACCAACATCGTATCGGAACTACGCCGCAAACAGCCCGAACCGCGTGTATTGCGATGGTTCGAGCAGGTCAGCGATGACAAGCTGTATCTCAGCGTACTTACGATTGGCGAAATCCGTCGCGGCATCGCGCGCCTGACTGACCCGGCACAGCAACACCGTCTGACTGACTGGCTGGAAGGCACGCTGTTCCCTTGGCTGGGTTCGCAGTTGTTGCCGGTGAACCTTGCTGTCGCCGAGTGCTGGGGCCGCTTGTGCGGTGCGGCCGGCCGCCCGTTGCCCACCATCGACAGCCTGCTCGCCGCTACCGCCGTCGAACACGGATTGACGCTCGTCACCCGCAATGCGGCGGATTTCCAGTTTGCCGGTCTGCAGGTCTTTAACCCTTGGGAGTTCTGA
- a CDS encoding four helix bundle protein — protein MARFERFEDIEAWRRARELTKEIYVLTSAGGFSRDFGLIDQMRRAAVSIMSNIAEGFGRGGNREFVQFLWVAKGSASELQAQCYVALDAGHIDQLQFQRCLARCEEISRMLAGLIAYLSRAERQGARYARMTQNSTPKT, from the coding sequence ATGGCGCGATTCGAGCGGTTTGAAGATATTGAGGCTTGGCGTCGAGCACGAGAGCTGACGAAGGAAATCTATGTGCTGACATCGGCGGGTGGTTTTTCACGCGATTTCGGTTTGATCGACCAGATGCGTCGGGCGGCCGTTTCCATCATGTCGAATATCGCCGAAGGCTTCGGACGTGGCGGCAACAGGGAATTCGTTCAGTTTCTCTGGGTGGCCAAAGGTTCTGCATCCGAGCTGCAAGCGCAATGCTATGTCGCTTTGGACGCAGGCCATATCGACCAATTACAGTTTCAACGCTGCCTTGCCCGCTGCGAAGAAATCTCAAGAATGCTCGCTGGACTGATCGCCTACCTGTCACGAGCCGAACGCCAGGGTGCCCGGTATGCCCGAATGACTCAGAACTCCACACCCAAAACTTAG
- the pglZ gene encoding BREX-3 system phosphatase PglZ: MDGRSTAWVDRILKEFPVDLARLWIVADPDDVLLDEQVLSGLRERGFEVLPFEDSVAFRAEYEERYRAAWDRGEPGPSRALILHLPGTTNPPGANLDSRQAGPAGAAPMDGCRSVSDLPWDYVRQARKLSLSLAELFPKLSYAVVRQLGSEMLPSLFEAQARHAHQSLGEAATKEFVLTHIFRISPHLITRPDDFWRELLRLHYREAALPPVLAQHMGQVVGEHNALRTPSMAAAPDGAAVPASQFAPGELVKGIPIAELFANKSITLRVVQEAWFRYLTKLGVTGTRTGEPTPPDYVAKLDLPFDHHDVRVIVDSMFLDGTLHPLVVQGVPATLPEWAKAGVVQDPASMRNLVLEGIKSLKAEVPNIESPHRDWTHFSRRLGEVISRFHGLDTAQAESIKDVMRDLVISADDRLREWVGKHYADLPSLPAAKGPIMVHHVPRYLAMRRGNGEEKIALVVFDGLAVDQWIQIRESVINRSQRLMFDENACFAWLPTLTSVSRQALFSALRPREFADSIESTSQEPAQWTRFWQDHGLRANEVLYRKSIKRTDDLPALEAALTNPAMKVAGLVVDTVDEIIHGAVLGKRGIAAQIASWCESGFVDRLFSMLLDNGFHVYLTADHGNVEAVGIGRPNQGVASELRGERVRTYRSEAVIAETAAANPESFRLDVAGLPANFMPLFAGGRGAFVPKETQVVVHGGVSVEELIVPFVKVSYVTNLPGADLDSRQAGPEGAASRDGGRN; this comes from the coding sequence ATGGATGGACGCAGCACCGCCTGGGTTGACCGCATCCTGAAGGAGTTTCCCGTCGATCTGGCCCGGCTCTGGATCGTCGCCGACCCGGACGATGTGCTGCTGGATGAGCAGGTGTTGTCGGGACTGCGCGAGCGTGGCTTTGAGGTACTGCCTTTCGAGGACAGCGTCGCTTTCCGGGCGGAGTATGAGGAGCGCTATCGGGCGGCGTGGGATCGGGGCGAACCGGGCCCCTCCCGAGCCTTGATCCTCCATCTGCCCGGCACGACAAATCCGCCTGGAGCGAATTTGGACAGCCGACAGGCTGGCCCCGCAGGGGCGGCACCCATGGATGGGTGCCGCAGCGTCAGCGACTTGCCTTGGGACTACGTGCGTCAGGCGCGGAAGCTGAGCCTGAGTCTCGCCGAGTTGTTCCCCAAGCTGAGCTATGCCGTGGTGAGGCAGCTGGGTAGCGAGATGCTGCCATCCCTATTCGAGGCGCAGGCAAGGCACGCCCATCAGTCGCTGGGCGAAGCCGCGACCAAGGAGTTCGTGCTGACGCATATCTTCCGGATCAGTCCGCACCTCATCACGCGCCCGGACGACTTCTGGCGTGAGCTCCTTCGTCTGCACTACCGCGAGGCGGCCCTTCCGCCCGTGCTTGCGCAGCACATGGGGCAAGTGGTCGGCGAGCATAACGCGCTGCGGACACCATCCATGGCGGCCGCCCCTGACGGGGCCGCCGTTCCGGCGTCCCAATTCGCTCCCGGCGAATTGGTCAAAGGCATACCCATCGCCGAGTTGTTTGCAAACAAGAGCATCACCCTCCGTGTCGTGCAGGAAGCCTGGTTTCGCTATCTCACCAAGCTGGGAGTCACTGGAACCCGTACTGGTGAACCCACGCCGCCCGATTACGTCGCAAAACTCGACCTGCCTTTCGACCACCATGACGTCCGCGTGATCGTCGACTCGATGTTCCTGGACGGCACGTTGCACCCGCTGGTGGTCCAGGGCGTGCCGGCCACCCTGCCGGAATGGGCCAAGGCGGGCGTGGTGCAGGACCCGGCATCGATGCGGAACCTGGTGCTCGAAGGCATCAAGAGCCTGAAGGCGGAAGTGCCGAACATCGAGTCACCACACCGCGACTGGACCCATTTCTCGCGTCGGCTTGGCGAAGTCATCTCGCGCTTCCATGGATTGGATACAGCCCAAGCGGAAAGCATCAAGGACGTAATGCGAGACCTGGTCATCTCCGCTGACGATCGGTTGCGTGAATGGGTAGGCAAGCATTACGCGGACCTGCCGTCTTTGCCGGCGGCCAAAGGACCGATCATGGTCCACCATGTGCCACGGTATCTGGCGATGCGCCGCGGCAACGGCGAGGAGAAGATCGCGCTGGTGGTATTCGACGGGCTGGCCGTAGATCAGTGGATTCAGATCCGGGAGAGCGTGATCAATCGGTCGCAGCGGCTGATGTTCGACGAGAACGCCTGTTTTGCGTGGCTGCCAACCCTGACATCGGTCTCCCGGCAGGCGCTGTTCTCCGCCCTGCGCCCGCGCGAATTCGCCGACAGCATCGAATCAACCTCTCAGGAACCCGCGCAATGGACACGGTTCTGGCAGGACCATGGTCTTCGCGCGAACGAGGTGCTGTACCGCAAGTCAATCAAGCGCACCGATGACCTCCCCGCGCTTGAAGCAGCACTGACCAATCCGGCTATGAAGGTGGCCGGTCTCGTCGTGGATACCGTTGACGAGATCATCCATGGGGCGGTGCTCGGAAAGCGGGGCATTGCTGCCCAGATCGCAAGCTGGTGCGAGTCTGGCTTCGTGGATCGTCTGTTCTCGATGCTGCTGGACAACGGATTCCACGTCTACCTGACCGCAGACCACGGCAACGTCGAAGCGGTGGGCATTGGCCGCCCGAACCAGGGGGTCGCGTCGGAACTGCGCGGGGAGCGCGTCAGGACCTATCGCAGCGAGGCTGTGATCGCGGAGACGGCGGCCGCCAATCCGGAGTCCTTCCGTCTGGATGTCGCTGGACTACCGGCGAACTTCATGCCGCTATTCGCAGGAGGGCGCGGAGCGTTTGTGCCGAAGGAGACCCAAGTCGTGGTTCACGGCGGCGTCTCCGTGGAGGAGCTGATCGTGCCCTTCGTCAAAGTGAGTTACGTGACAAATCTGCCTGGAGCAGATTTGGACAGCCGTCAGGCTGGCCCCGAAGGGGCGGCCTCCAGGGATGGAGGCCGCAATTGA
- a CDS encoding helicase-related protein translates to MNSWSVGAWCWHARQASPCRVIDRQDVWGEVAYRVWLPAKDAVVRARAQDLGDLTAVRSTVEQVLHTAAAAKLLDALEDNLLLAPIQSSVVPLPHQLYALNRAMSRDRIRYLLADEVGLGKTIEAGLVLRELKLRGMVRRVLVVAPKGLVRQWQAEMRLHFGEPFRFVEPSELAAFRSFSSPLPPGEGPGVRENDENLWRMHDQVICSLDSVKPIEGRRGWSLEQLATYNRERFEDLISAGWDLVIIDEAHRLGGSTEQVARYKLGAALAEAAPYLLLLSATPHQGKTDQFMRLMQLLDREAFPDEGSINRDRVRPFVIRTEKRAAIDAEGQPLFKPRSTRLQTVAWQDRHAAQQRLYVAVTDYVRHGYNQAMAAKQRHIGFLMILMQRLVTSSTAAIRATLEKRQALLDAPQAQANLLSGPSLDPTPSGPAWRLSKIAPGDFVEAVDPDEWAELDGQSQLDIALQASGWEREKSEVEMLLELARETERQGTDAKAEALLELIYKLQQEENDPQLKVLVFTEFVPTQAMLAEFLESRGFSVALLNGGMDLDARTRAQQAFCGLHPWSPSLRDQPDGCPNSLPANLSRGAQIMVSTDAGGEGLNLQFCHVIVNFDMPWNPMRLEQRIGRVDRIGQPHVVRAINFVLEDTVEHRVRQVLEEKLAVIAQEFGVDKAADVMDSVEVEPIFDELFVHGLQDPSSIDTECDAVINKVREKVAASRKDTDLLTEDHALEADDARKWRDHPAQYWLERAITAGLPARGGMAVREGNCWRIRWPDWGGSDKSAGLPICTPKAPLGASGRDVATESPRVCFDARTAEQNPEMEWITLEDPRARAVISELPRCVAGQPLPIAAVTGLPDTVHGVWSLWEISISASNLSEGFSRRRFLPVFVTDDGRTFMPTAKRIWDLLLTENVTLAPKVEVENALACFEASLAAAKAQGERLFAELLEEHRTWLAEERERARYAFEARYQAIGRIGLPAVREHRRKRLEAEHEARMAALADAEACTPDLNAVLMLRIGHPGGAQA, encoded by the coding sequence ATGAATTCGTGGAGTGTCGGAGCCTGGTGCTGGCATGCCCGGCAGGCGTCACCCTGCCGGGTGATCGACCGCCAGGACGTGTGGGGCGAGGTCGCCTACCGCGTCTGGCTGCCGGCCAAGGATGCCGTGGTGCGCGCCCGCGCGCAGGATCTCGGCGATCTGACTGCCGTGCGCTCTACCGTGGAGCAGGTCCTGCACACGGCAGCAGCGGCCAAGCTGCTCGACGCACTGGAAGACAACCTGCTGCTGGCGCCGATCCAGTCCAGCGTGGTGCCGCTGCCGCACCAGCTCTACGCGCTGAACCGGGCCATGAGCCGGGACCGCATCCGCTACCTGCTGGCGGACGAGGTGGGACTGGGCAAGACCATCGAGGCAGGGTTGGTGCTGCGCGAACTCAAGCTACGCGGCATGGTGCGGCGCGTGCTGGTGGTGGCACCGAAAGGTCTGGTGCGCCAGTGGCAGGCCGAAATGCGGCTGCACTTCGGCGAGCCTTTCCGCTTCGTCGAGCCTTCTGAACTCGCTGCCTTCCGTTCCTTTTCCTCCCCTCTCCCTCCGGGAGAGGGGCCGGGGGTGAGGGAAAACGACGAGAACCTCTGGCGGATGCACGACCAGGTGATCTGCTCGCTGGATTCGGTGAAACCCATCGAGGGCCGGCGCGGCTGGAGCCTGGAGCAACTCGCCACCTACAACCGCGAGCGCTTCGAGGATCTAATTTCGGCGGGCTGGGATCTGGTGATCATCGACGAGGCACACCGCCTCGGCGGCAGCACCGAGCAGGTTGCCCGGTACAAGCTGGGCGCCGCCTTGGCCGAGGCCGCGCCTTATCTGCTCTTGCTGTCCGCGACGCCGCACCAGGGCAAGACCGACCAGTTCATGCGGCTGATGCAGTTGCTGGACCGAGAGGCGTTTCCGGACGAAGGCAGCATCAACCGTGACCGGGTGCGCCCATTCGTGATCCGCACCGAGAAGCGCGCCGCCATCGACGCGGAAGGCCAACCGCTGTTCAAGCCCCGGTCGACGCGGCTCCAAACCGTGGCGTGGCAGGACCGACATGCCGCCCAGCAGCGGCTCTACGTGGCTGTCACGGACTACGTGCGGCACGGTTACAACCAGGCAATGGCCGCCAAACAGCGGCACATCGGCTTCCTGATGATCCTGATGCAGCGCCTAGTGACGTCCAGTACAGCAGCCATCCGCGCCACGCTGGAGAAGCGCCAGGCCCTGCTGGATGCGCCGCAGGCACAGGCGAACCTGTTGTCGGGTCCATCCCTGGACCCGACCCCTTCGGGGCCAGCCTGGCGGCTGTCCAAAATCGCTCCTGGCGATTTTGTCGAGGCGGTTGACCCGGATGAGTGGGCAGAGCTCGACGGCCAGTCCCAGCTGGACATTGCCCTGCAGGCCAGCGGCTGGGAGCGGGAGAAGTCGGAAGTCGAGATGCTGCTGGAGCTGGCTCGCGAAACCGAGAGACAGGGAACGGACGCCAAGGCAGAAGCGCTGTTGGAGTTGATCTACAAACTCCAGCAGGAGGAGAACGATCCGCAGCTCAAGGTGCTGGTCTTCACCGAATTCGTTCCCACCCAGGCCATGCTGGCGGAGTTCCTGGAGAGCCGGGGCTTTTCGGTGGCGCTGCTCAACGGTGGCATGGACCTGGACGCGCGCACCCGTGCGCAGCAGGCCTTTTGCGGACTCCATCCCTGGAGTCCGTCCCTTCGGGACCAGCCTGACGGCTGTCCAAATTCGCTCCCGGCGAATTTGTCACGCGGTGCTCAAATAATGGTCTCCACCGACGCCGGCGGCGAGGGCCTGAACCTGCAGTTCTGCCATGTCATCGTCAACTTCGACATGCCGTGGAACCCGATGCGGCTGGAGCAGCGTATCGGCCGCGTGGACCGCATCGGCCAGCCCCATGTCGTGCGGGCCATCAACTTCGTGTTGGAAGACACCGTGGAGCACCGCGTTCGCCAGGTGCTGGAGGAGAAGCTCGCCGTCATTGCCCAGGAGTTCGGCGTCGACAAGGCGGCCGATGTGATGGACTCGGTGGAGGTGGAGCCGATCTTTGACGAACTGTTCGTCCACGGGCTGCAAGACCCGTCCTCGATCGACACGGAGTGCGATGCGGTGATCAACAAGGTACGGGAGAAGGTGGCGGCAAGCCGCAAAGACACCGATCTGCTGACGGAAGACCACGCGCTGGAAGCAGACGATGCGCGTAAGTGGCGGGATCATCCGGCGCAGTATTGGTTGGAGCGTGCGATCACCGCTGGCCTGCCTGCGCGAGGTGGCATGGCCGTAAGAGAAGGGAATTGTTGGCGAATTCGTTGGCCGGATTGGGGAGGGAGCGACAAATCGGCAGGATTGCCGATTTGCACGCCGAAGGCGCCCCTTGGGGCGAGCGGCAGGGATGTCGCGACTGAATCTCCACGCGTCTGCTTCGACGCACGCACCGCCGAACAGAACCCCGAGATGGAGTGGATCACGCTGGAAGATCCGCGCGCCCGCGCGGTCATCAGCGAACTCCCGCGCTGCGTGGCGGGCCAGCCGCTGCCGATTGCGGCGGTGACCGGCCTGCCCGATACGGTGCATGGCGTGTGGTCGCTGTGGGAGATCAGCATCAGCGCGTCCAACCTCTCCGAGGGCTTCTCCCGGCGGCGGTTCCTTCCCGTGTTTGTCACCGACGATGGCCGCACCTTCATGCCGACCGCCAAGCGGATCTGGGATTTGCTGCTGACCGAGAACGTGACGCTCGCCCCGAAGGTCGAGGTGGAGAACGCCTTGGCCTGCTTCGAGGCATCGCTGGCTGCGGCCAAGGCGCAGGGGGAGCGGCTCTTTGCGGAGCTGCTGGAGGAGCACCGCACCTGGCTCGCCGAGGAGCGCGAACGGGCGCGCTACGCCTTCGAGGCGCGGTACCAGGCGATAGGCCGCATCGGCCTTCCCGCCGTCAGGGAGCACCGGCGCAAGCGGCTCGAAGCTGAGCACGAGGCGCGCATGGCAGCGCTGGCCGATGCGGAAGCCTGCACGCCGGATCTCAACGCGGTGCTGATGCTTCGCATTGGCCACCCGGGAGGTGCGCAAGCATGA
- a CDS encoding type II toxin-antitoxin system Phd/YefM family antitoxin: protein MREWALQDAKARLSEVVRLAMEHEPQEITLRGEPAVVVLSMEDYRRLVHPKPSFVELIRSSPLMDVDIDLTREQSMTREVDL from the coding sequence ATGCGTGAATGGGCATTGCAAGACGCCAAAGCGCGTTTGAGTGAAGTCGTGCGGCTGGCGATGGAGCACGAACCGCAAGAAATTACCTTACGCGGTGAGCCGGCGGTGGTGGTGCTGTCCATGGAGGACTACCGCCGTTTGGTCCACCCGAAACCGAGTTTCGTGGAACTCATCCGCAGTTCACCATTGATGGATGTGGACATCGACCTGACCCGCGAGCAATCGATGACGCGGGAAGTCGACCTGTGA
- a CDS encoding ATP/GTP-binding protein has translation MSKINHVRLENFTAFAKLDQTLSPGVNVIIGANGTGKTHLLKVLYAATAITTGEDREKGFARKLLGVFNPYQARMTRLIRRQQGLPAAEIMVTRDDGAKLKAVIDNQKADVKDVRVTGEAKWQGAGLESAYIPVKEMLAHAPGFLATASKREIAFEEVYVDIIKKAFLPTLKGPIAANRQKLLTTLQKAIEGKVVAKGEHFFLKNSQGELEFTLLAEGMRKLALVWLLIQNGTLLSGSVLFWDEPEANLNPALMGEIVEIILELQRLGVQVFLTTHNYVVLKEFDLRQKKGDAIRYISLYRDEQKAVVANASDSYIGIDPNAIAGTFSDLYDRELKRSLGGLVE, from the coding sequence ATGAGCAAGATCAACCACGTCAGGCTGGAAAATTTCACAGCCTTCGCCAAGCTCGATCAGACACTCTCGCCGGGCGTCAATGTCATTATCGGCGCGAATGGCACAGGCAAAACTCATCTGCTGAAGGTGCTCTATGCAGCGACGGCGATCACGACGGGCGAGGACCGGGAAAAGGGTTTTGCCCGCAAACTCCTCGGCGTTTTCAATCCGTATCAGGCGCGCATGACACGCTTGATTCGACGGCAACAGGGTTTGCCGGCCGCGGAGATCATGGTCACGCGGGACGATGGTGCAAAGCTGAAAGCGGTTATCGATAACCAGAAGGCGGACGTCAAGGATGTGCGTGTCACGGGCGAAGCCAAGTGGCAGGGGGCCGGGCTCGAATCCGCCTATATTCCGGTCAAGGAGATGCTCGCTCACGCCCCCGGCTTTTTGGCCACAGCATCGAAGCGGGAAATTGCATTCGAAGAAGTCTATGTGGACATCATCAAGAAGGCTTTTCTGCCCACACTCAAAGGCCCCATCGCTGCGAACCGTCAGAAGCTTTTGACGACCCTACAAAAGGCCATCGAAGGCAAGGTGGTAGCCAAGGGCGAGCACTTTTTCCTAAAGAACAGCCAAGGCGAATTGGAGTTCACCTTACTCGCCGAGGGTATGCGCAAGCTCGCGCTGGTTTGGCTATTGATCCAGAACGGCACGCTGCTGTCCGGCTCCGTACTGTTCTGGGATGAGCCTGAGGCCAACCTTAACCCCGCATTGATGGGCGAAATCGTCGAGATCATCCTGGAACTTCAACGGCTCGGTGTTCAGGTTTTTCTAACGACACACAACTACGTGGTGCTCAAGGAGTTTGATCTACGCCAGAAAAAGGGGGACGCCATCCGTTACATCTCGCTGTACCGCGACGAGCAGAAGGCGGTTGTGGCCAACGCCAGCGACAGCTACATCGGTATCGACCCCAATGCAATTGCCGGAACGTTCAGCGATCTCTACGACCGGGAACTGAAGCGTAGCCTCGGAGGGCTGGTCGAATGA